Part of the Halorussus sp. MSC15.2 genome, GACGATGACCGCGACTCCGAGCGCCGCGAGCACGACGAACGCGTCGCGCATCTGGTTCGGGAGGTTCGCGCCACGCTCGGCGCCGTAGATGTCGGTGAACGCCTTGTCGAGACCGTTGAACACCGCGAACGCGCCGAATCCGAGGACGGCGACACCGACGACGGAGCTACCGGTGTTCGACACCGCGGTCTGGACCGCGTCGCGGACGATGCCGCGAGCGTCGCCCGGAAGCTGTCCCGCGGTGACGTCGAGCAGGTGGTCGGTCAGCACCCCGTGAGTCAGGACGGCCGCCACCACCACGAGCAGGAACAACAGCGGCATGATGGAGACGAACGCCTGATAGGCTATCGCGCCCGCCATGAACGGAACGTCCGTCGCCAGCGCGTGCCGGACGACGGCCTTCGCCAACTCGTAGGGTCGGCCGAAGGAGGCGGTCCGAGCACCGGTGTCGCTCATACCGGGTGACTACGTGCGCTCGCTCCTTTCGCGTTGTGACCGCGGGACGGTTCACGTCGTAACCGTAGGGAGGGTGAGAAACTGCGTGTCCCGCATCTCCGTTTAAGTACTTCTGGCGACAAGGAGTAGATACGAGCGAAGACGGCTTCTCAGGGCGCGTAACTTCGGACAGCGACGGGTTTCTCGCTCACAGGGATTTGCGGTACCGTCGCTTCCGCCCAAACCACAGATGCTATTGTTCGGTCGCCGTAACTGCCGACAATGAGCGACATGGCTACCGAACACTCCCGCCGCGAGGCGTGGCTGATGGCCGCCCGGCCCCACACGCTTCCGGCGGCCGCGGCACCCGTCGTCGTCGGCGTCGGTCTCGCCGTCCACGAGGGCCTGTTCGCGCCGCTCCCGGCGCTGGCGGCGTTCGTCGGCGCGGCACTCATCCAGATTGGCACCAACTTCGCGAACGACTACTACGACGCCGTGAAGGGCGTGGACACCGACGAGCGCGAGGGGTTCACCCGCGTCACCCAGTCGGGACTTATCCCGCCGAACGAGGTCAAGCGTGCGATGTACGCCACGTTCGGGTTAGCGATACTGGTCGGCGTGTATCTGGTCGCGGTCGGCGGTCTCCCCATCCTCGTCGTCGGTCTCGCCAGCGTGGTCTCCGGCATCGCTTACGCCGGGGGACCGTACCCCCTCGGGTCGCACGGTCTCGGCGACCTGTTCGTCTTCGTCTTCTTCGGCGTCGTCGCGGTGACGGGCACGTTCTACGTGCAGGCCGCCAGCCTGCTCGCCGGGCCGTTCCCGATGGGAATTCCGGAGGAGACGGTCACGTTCGGCGCGTTCCTCGCCAGTCTCCCGGTCGCGGCCATCTCCACGAACATCCTCGTGGTGAACAACGTCCGGGACCTCGAAACCGACCGCGAGGCGGGCAAGCAGACCCTCGCCGTCCTGCTCGGCTACCGGGCGAGCAGGGCCGAGTTCGTCGGCCTGCTGGCGCTCTCCTACGCGATTCCGGTCTGGTTCTGGCTGGCGCGGGGTCACTCGCTCGCGGTCCTCCTCCCGCTCGCGACCCTGCCCTACGCCGCGTCGGTCGCCCGGACCGTCATCACCGACAGTTCGGGCGAGGCGCTGAACCCCGCGTTGGAGCGTACCGGGAAACTGCTGGCCGGACACTCGGTACTGTTCGCGCTGGGCCTGATAGCGTGACACCCATGAACGCCGAACTCCGGCCCTTCTCGCTCCCGCTCTCGGACCCGCTCGACACGGCCCGGGGGACAATCGAGCGCCGCGACGGCCTGCTGCTCCGGTTGGAAGCGACGGAGACCGACTCCGGGTCGGCGTCCGAGGGCGTCACGGTCGGCGTCGGCGAGGCGACGCCGCTCCCGGGGTGGACCGAACACTACGACGAGTGCGAGTCCGTTCTCGCGGACACCGCCGAGGCGGTGGACGGCGGAGCAGACCCCGCCGACCTGCTCGCAGACCTCGATTCGACTCCGGCCGCGCGCCACGCGCTCGACCTCGCGCTCGCGGACCTGCACGCCTCGCGCGACGGCGTCCCGCTCTACCGATACCTCGCCGAGTGCGGCCGGAGCGCGTCCGACCGAGGCGCGACCGACCCCGAAACGACGGACCCCGAGACGCCCGACCGCGACGCACCCCCACTCGTGAAGAGCGTCCCGGTCAACGCGACGGCCGGCGACGCGCCCGCCGAGGAGACCGTCGCGGAGGCCGAACGCGCCGCGGAGGCCGGGTTCGACTGCCTGAAACTGAAAGTGGGCGCTCGTCCGCTGTCGGCCGACGTGGAGCGAGTCGAAGCCGTGAGCGAGGCGCTGCCCGAGGTAGAACTCCGGGCCGACGCGAACGCCGCGTGGGACCGCCAGCAGGCCCAGCAGTTCCTCGACGCAACGGGCGACCGACTCGCCTACGTCGAACAACCCCTGCCCGCGACCGACCTCGCGGGTCTCGCCGCGCTCTCCGGGCCGGTGGCGCTGGACGAGACGCTGGCGGCGGTCGAGTTCGACGACGCCCTCGACGCGAACCCGGAGGCGGTCGTCCTGAAACCGATGGCGCTGGGCGGTCCCCGTCGGGCGGTCGAAGTCGCCGAGCGCGCCCGCGAGGAGGGAATCACGCCGGTCGTGACGACCACCATCGACGGCACCGTCGCCCGGACCGCGGCGGTCCACGTCGCGGCCGCGATTCCGGGCGTTCCGGCCTGCGGACTGGCGACGCGCAAACTGCTCGAATCGGACCTCGGTCCCGACATCGCGCCGGTCGCCGACGGCCGGGCGGTGGTCCCGCAGGGCGCGGGCAACGGCACCGCGGACACGTGGGGGTACCATGACTGAGCGCGGGAGTTCGGACGGTTTCGGCGCGGAGACGGACGACTGGCTGGCGGAGCGCGCGCGGACCGCACCGGAGGCGGTGGCGCTCGTGGAGGCCGACGACGGCACCGAGTGGACCTACGCCGAACTGGACGCGGCGGTCGAGGAGACCGCTGGCCGACTCGCGGCGCTCGGCGTGCGGGCGGGCGACCACCTCGGCGTGCTGATGGAGACCCGGGTCGCGTTCGTCCGCCTCGTCCACGCCGCGATGCGCCTCGGCGGGGTGCTGGTACCGCTGAACGCCCGCCTCGCTCGGCCGGAACTCCGTCGGCAGGCCGCGGTCGCGGACCTGACCCTGCTGGTCTGCGAGACCGCGACGGAGAGCGACGCGGCCGCGATTTCCGAGGCGCCGGTCGCGTCGGTCGATTCGCCCGAACGAGCGGGCGGGGACGCCGTGGCGGCCCTGCGCGAGCGCGACCCCGCCGACTTCGAACCGGCGTCGTGGTCGCGCGCGGACCCGCAGGCGATGCTGTTCACGTCCGGGACCACGGGCGACCCGAAGGCGGTCGAACTCGCGATGGGCAACTTCCGGGCGAGCGCGACCGCGTCGGCCTTCCGACTCGGCGTGACGCCCGACGATAGCTGGCTGCTCTGCCTGTCGATGTACCACATGGGCGGCCTGTCGGTGGTCCTGCGGTCCGCGCTCTACGGGACCACCGTCGTCCTGCAGGAGGGGTTCGACGCCGGGGCGGCCGCCGACGCCGTCGCCGAGTACGGCGTCACGGGCGTCTCGCTCGTGCCGACGATGCTCCGACGGATGCTGGACGCCCGCGAGTCGCTCGCCAACTCGCTCCGGTTCGTCCTGCTGGGCGGTGCGCCCGCGCCCGACGAACTGATTTCGCGGTGCGAGGCGCGGGGCGTGCCGGTCCACCCGACCTACGGCATGACTGAGACCGCCTCCCAAATCGCCACGGCCCGGCCCCGCGAGGCGTTCGGGCACCGCGGGACCGTGGGCCGACCGCTCCTCGGAACCGACCTGACCGTGGTCGGCGCGGACGGTGACCCCCAACCCGCGGGCGAGACCGGGGAACTCGTCGTCTCCGGGCCGACCGTGATGCGGGGCTACTACGGCGACCCGGAGGCCACCGCCGAGGCGTTCGGCGAGTACGGTCTCCACACTGGCGACGTAGGCTACCGCGACGAGGCGGGCCGGGTCTGGGTGCTGAACCGCCGGACCGACCGCATCATCACCGGCGGCGAGAACGTCCACCCCGGCGAGGTGGTCGAGGTCCTGCGCGACCACGACGCGGTCCGGGACGCCGCGGTCGTGGGTCTCGACGACGAGGAGTGGGGCGAGCGCGTCGCCGCGCTCGTCGTGCCCGAAGCGGGCGAGAATCTCGCTGTCGAGGACGTGGTCGCCCACTGCGAGGACCGACTCGCGGGCTACAAGCGACCGCGGACCGTCGCGTTCGCCGACGAACTCCCTCGGACGGCCTCGGGGACGGTCGAACGCGAGGCGGTCCGGGAGCGACTCCGGGACGTGAGGGACCCGGACGCCGAGAACTGAGAGGTTCGCGGACTGTCGCCAACTACCGGACCCACTGGGCGACGATTCGAAGTAACGCACTCGGTGAAACCGCTACGGGAGCGCCCGCTGACATCCCTACAGGATGCGCCCGACGACACCGCCACAGGATGCGCCCGACGACACCGCCACAGGATGCGCCGCGAGGGCCTCGTGCCCGAGCACGCGGGGAGGGACGGGGCGCGGTGGCAGTGCAGTGCTGTGCGGTTGCGGTCTGATTTGCTCGAGCAGTAGCTAGCTTTTCTCGACGATTCTTCGGTTCGACGGCCGAGACCAGAACACGACGAGACCGCCACACGGCCATCACAGAACCACTCAGGCAGAGTCGAGCTATCGACCCGCGACTTTTTAGCCTGACAGGTCCGTAGCAGTAGTCGTGTGCACCCTCATCCTCGCGTGGCAGGTGTTCGACGCGACGCCGGTCGCCGCGGCGGCGAACCGTGACGAGGCGCTCGGCCGCCCTTCGCGGCCGCCGGGAGTACTTGACCGCGACCCGACCGTGGTCGCGCCGAGCGACGAAGAGGCGGGCGGAACGTGGATAGGATACAACGAGGCGGGCGTGTTCGTCGCGGTGACCAACCGCCGGACGGACATCGACGGCGAGCGCTCGCGCGGCCTGCTCGTGCGCGACGCCCTCGCCCGAGAGAGCGCGAGCGACGCCGTCTCCCACGTGGAGGCGGAACTCGCCGAGCGCGAGTACGCCGGGTTCAACCTCGTCGTCGCCGACGCCGACGAGGCGGCCCTGCTGGAGTGGGACGGCGTCCTCAGGACGACCCACTTCGACCCCGGCGTCCACGTCGTGGTCAACGACGGCTACGACGACGCCGCGACGAAGTCCGCTCGCATCCGCGAGGCCCTCCGCCCTGATGCCGCCGGGACCGCCGAGCGCCCCGACGCCGATGTTGGCGTCGAAGCGTGGTTCGAGCGCGCGAAGGAGGTCCTGCGCGACCACGACATGGAAGTCTGCGTCCACGGCGACGGCTACGGCACTCGGTCGTCGTCGCTGGTCGCGGTCGATTCGACCGGGGAGGGCCGCTACTGGTTCGCCGATGGCAGACCCTGCGAGACCGAGTACGAGGTCGTCACGCCGCGCGACGAGGACGGTCAGTTTTAAACGGCTCGGGGACCGTGTTTCGGGTATGGCAGTATCCGAGGAGGACCTCACCGAGGAGGAGCGCGCGGGTCTGGAACTCGTCCGGCAGTCCGGCGGCATCCACCAGAGCGACTTCTGGAAGGAGTTGGACGTCGATTCCCGGAAGGGAAGCCGCATCGTGGACTCGCTGGACGACAAGGGTCTCGTCCAGCGCGAGGAGACGGTCTACGACGGACACAACACCTACCTCATCACGCCGGCGGCGCGCGACCTCGACTTCTCGCTGCTGATGGCGGGCGACATGCTCTCGCCGTTCATCGGCGAAGAGGAGGTAGACGCCGAGAGCGACGCCTTCTCGCAGTGGATTATGAACCTCGCGTACAGCG contains:
- a CDS encoding YihY/virulence factor BrkB family protein, whose product is MSDTGARTASFGRPYELAKAVVRHALATDVPFMAGAIAYQAFVSIMPLLFLLVVVAAVLTHGVLTDHLLDVTAGQLPGDARGIVRDAVQTAVSNTGSSVVGVAVLGFGAFAVFNGLDKAFTDIYGAERGANLPNQMRDAFVVLAALGVAVIVIAATWSAVILPGGLPFGGVLRPVALVVGLTVAFYPMFYVFPEVPLGWVEVLPGVVLTAVGWTLLQVVFQFYVEFVARSEAFGVISGVLLLATFLYFGGFILLVGATLNAVLHGVTASDVE
- a CDS encoding 1,4-dihydroxy-2-naphthoate polyprenyltransferase, which gives rise to MSDMATEHSRREAWLMAARPHTLPAAAAPVVVGVGLAVHEGLFAPLPALAAFVGAALIQIGTNFANDYYDAVKGVDTDEREGFTRVTQSGLIPPNEVKRAMYATFGLAILVGVYLVAVGGLPILVVGLASVVSGIAYAGGPYPLGSHGLGDLFVFVFFGVVAVTGTFYVQAASLLAGPFPMGIPEETVTFGAFLASLPVAAISTNILVVNNVRDLETDREAGKQTLAVLLGYRASRAEFVGLLALSYAIPVWFWLARGHSLAVLLPLATLPYAASVARTVITDSSGEALNPALERTGKLLAGHSVLFALGLIA
- the menE gene encoding o-succinylbenzoate--CoA ligase, producing the protein MTERGSSDGFGAETDDWLAERARTAPEAVALVEADDGTEWTYAELDAAVEETAGRLAALGVRAGDHLGVLMETRVAFVRLVHAAMRLGGVLVPLNARLARPELRRQAAVADLTLLVCETATESDAAAISEAPVASVDSPERAGGDAVAALRERDPADFEPASWSRADPQAMLFTSGTTGDPKAVELAMGNFRASATASAFRLGVTPDDSWLLCLSMYHMGGLSVVLRSALYGTTVVLQEGFDAGAAADAVAEYGVTGVSLVPTMLRRMLDARESLANSLRFVLLGGAPAPDELISRCEARGVPVHPTYGMTETASQIATARPREAFGHRGTVGRPLLGTDLTVVGADGDPQPAGETGELVVSGPTVMRGYYGDPEATAEAFGEYGLHTGDVGYRDEAGRVWVLNRRTDRIITGGENVHPGEVVEVLRDHDAVRDAAVVGLDDEEWGERVAALVVPEAGENLAVEDVVAHCEDRLAGYKRPRTVAFADELPRTASGTVEREAVRERLRDVRDPDAEN
- a CDS encoding MarR family transcriptional regulator — protein: MAVSEEDLTEEERAGLELVRQSGGIHQSDFWKELDVDSRKGSRIVDSLDDKGLVQREETVYDGHNTYLITPAARDLDFSLLMAGDMLSPFIGEEEVDAESDAFSQWIMNLAYSE
- a CDS encoding mandelate racemase/muconate lactonizing enzyme family protein — translated: MNAELRPFSLPLSDPLDTARGTIERRDGLLLRLEATETDSGSASEGVTVGVGEATPLPGWTEHYDECESVLADTAEAVDGGADPADLLADLDSTPAARHALDLALADLHASRDGVPLYRYLAECGRSASDRGATDPETTDPETPDRDAPPLVKSVPVNATAGDAPAEETVAEAERAAEAGFDCLKLKVGARPLSADVERVEAVSEALPEVELRADANAAWDRQQAQQFLDATGDRLAYVEQPLPATDLAGLAALSGPVALDETLAAVEFDDALDANPEAVVLKPMALGGPRRAVEVAERAREEGITPVVTTTIDGTVARTAAVHVAAAIPGVPACGLATRKLLESDLGPDIAPVADGRAVVPQGAGNGTADTWGYHD
- a CDS encoding NRDE family protein — encoded protein: MCTLILAWQVFDATPVAAAANRDEALGRPSRPPGVLDRDPTVVAPSDEEAGGTWIGYNEAGVFVAVTNRRTDIDGERSRGLLVRDALARESASDAVSHVEAELAEREYAGFNLVVADADEAALLEWDGVLRTTHFDPGVHVVVNDGYDDAATKSARIREALRPDAAGTAERPDADVGVEAWFERAKEVLRDHDMEVCVHGDGYGTRSSSLVAVDSTGEGRYWFADGRPCETEYEVVTPRDEDGQF